In a single window of the Elaeis guineensis isolate ETL-2024a chromosome 8, EG11, whole genome shotgun sequence genome:
- the LOC105049494 gene encoding uncharacterized protein, which translates to MVHRRWKTDVEMGPNCPRCNSSNTKFSYYNNYSLSQPRYFCKGCRRYWTKGGSLRNVPVGGGCRKNRRVKSVRIAGDPVSTARGLSYGAHRLTGQIRPDLVLDGMVGNLSSVLQSIIDVPATTDASTIDVASLYANLLNQHPEVEPTLVVPALAGETNESFRSTRGPGGANSNQQIHVHLPDKNSFMECQRASEPIAEAVLRNGDQPPFGELNFPVDPSGYESLAFPSIFSSNYPAVFPSLTWEAANYQRFGSLLEDM; encoded by the coding sequence ATGGTTCACCGGCGGTGGAAGACCGATGTCGAGATGGGACCGAATTGTCCCCGGTGCAACTCCTCCAACACCAAGTTTTCCTACTACAACAACTATAGCCTAAGCCAGCCCCGGTACTTCTGCAAGGGCTGCCGGCGGTATTGGACGAAGGGTGGTTCTCTTCGCAATGTTCCCGTCGGTGGTGGGTGCCGGAAGAATCGCAGGGTGAAGTCGGTGAGGATCGCGGGCGATCCGGTCAGTACTGCTCGAGGCTTGAGCTATGGCGCCCACCGGCTAACGGGCCAGATTCGCCCGGACCTTGTGCTTGACGGCATGGTGGGGAATTTGAGCAGTGTGCTCCAATCAATTATCGATGTACCAGCCACTACCGATGCCTCCACGATTGATGTTGCCTCGCTGTATGCCAACCTCTTGAATCAACATCCCGAGGTCGAACCGACCCTGGTGGTGCCTGCGCTGGCCGGGGAGACCAACGAGTCTTTTCGCTCTACCAGAGGGCCGGGTGGCGCAAACTCAAATCAACAAATACATGTCCACTTACCAGATAAGAATAGCTTTATGGAGTGCCAAAGAGCAAGTGAGCCAATTGCTGAAGCAGTATTGCGTAATGGAGACCAGCCACCTTTTGGAGAGCTCAACTTCCCTGTGGATCCAAGTGGATACGAGTCGCTGGCGTTCCCCAGCATCTTCTCATCAAATTATCCCGCGGTTTTCCCAAGTTTGACATGGGAAGCAGCTAATTATCAAAGGTTTGGGTCGTTGCTGGAAGATATGTAG